In the genome of Coraliomargarita algicola, one region contains:
- a CDS encoding sialate O-acetylesterase, with translation MCLNWNTLIATAAMCLTTLNLASAAIEPMGLITDGAILQRQQPIPVWGWADPGEAITVTLNGHSVKAVSDSTGKWTLQLPAMEAAMDLTMEISGEGATESITVKNVAIGEVWLASGQSNMEWLLKWVDMSDVADAPANPMIREARVSGIGSFREPNEKSRGSWKMDTPDHRPNFSAVGYRFASKLQHELGVPVGIIKAAVGGTAVEPWTPREVVDAIRPIWSREYWAAYDAYPAQKKQYLAAVDAWLLENQRVDTREQSEPKGSLKPADDLAWTTVLTSQALPESLYSGYGVIWLRKTIEVPAGRFDDKATYFRTYTKDSYSDLYVNGQLIYDTTFESYPGQGTWVTARINPGVLQAGSNEIALRVYSPFVPFQMDRAYSIDDVKMDASWEAQVEVDYGAPSEAALASMPQMPKSQVGYGRLPAVHFNRFIAPIAGYAMRGVIWYQGETNAQQHEEAEYAQVFPAMIQSWRTLWGQPDMPFYYCQLAAYGSKSPDPAAVGWAPFRRAQEAALELPNTGQAVLIDVGESDIHPYDKLSVGDRLARLAFANDYNLDVVDSGPVMESVTLDEQGGVTVSFRSLAGGLVAQALPERYAVSHKKAQYRPFVRYAPDSELEGFALQDAAGKWHWAEASIHGDTVKVHSASAPQPVAIRYNWQSYPNGNLANSEGLPATPFESVLSH, from the coding sequence ATGTGTCTTAACTGGAACACTCTTATCGCGACCGCTGCAATGTGCTTGACTACGCTCAATCTCGCCTCTGCTGCAATCGAGCCGATGGGCTTGATCACAGACGGTGCTATTCTACAACGCCAACAGCCGATCCCAGTTTGGGGTTGGGCGGATCCGGGTGAAGCCATTACAGTCACTCTCAACGGGCATAGTGTAAAGGCCGTAAGTGATTCCACGGGCAAGTGGACGTTGCAACTGCCAGCCATGGAAGCCGCGATGGATTTGACTATGGAAATTTCAGGTGAGGGTGCGACCGAATCTATTACAGTGAAGAATGTCGCTATCGGTGAGGTCTGGTTGGCTTCGGGCCAGTCCAATATGGAGTGGTTACTTAAGTGGGTGGACATGAGTGATGTTGCGGATGCGCCAGCGAACCCAATGATCCGTGAAGCGAGAGTCAGCGGTATCGGTAGTTTTCGTGAGCCAAATGAGAAAAGTCGCGGTTCATGGAAGATGGATACGCCCGATCATCGTCCTAATTTCAGTGCGGTGGGATACCGTTTTGCGAGCAAATTGCAGCATGAACTTGGGGTGCCGGTTGGGATCATTAAAGCCGCGGTTGGTGGTACTGCGGTTGAGCCTTGGACACCACGCGAAGTGGTCGATGCGATCCGTCCGATATGGTCGCGGGAATACTGGGCCGCTTACGATGCCTATCCGGCCCAGAAAAAGCAGTATCTGGCAGCAGTTGACGCATGGTTGCTCGAAAATCAACGCGTGGACACACGTGAGCAGTCTGAGCCGAAAGGGAGTTTGAAGCCTGCGGATGATTTAGCCTGGACGACTGTATTGACCAGTCAGGCGCTTCCGGAGTCTTTATACTCCGGCTATGGAGTCATTTGGCTGCGCAAAACGATTGAGGTGCCGGCGGGGCGCTTCGATGACAAAGCTACTTATTTTCGCACCTATACCAAAGACTCGTATTCAGATTTGTATGTCAATGGGCAGTTAATTTACGATACAACCTTTGAAAGTTATCCAGGGCAGGGGACTTGGGTGACCGCTCGCATCAACCCCGGCGTGTTGCAAGCGGGAAGCAATGAAATTGCACTGCGGGTGTATTCTCCTTTCGTGCCGTTTCAAATGGATCGGGCTTATTCGATCGATGATGTCAAAATGGATGCCAGTTGGGAAGCGCAGGTGGAAGTCGATTATGGCGCGCCGAGCGAAGCGGCGCTGGCGAGCATGCCGCAAATGCCTAAAAGCCAAGTGGGCTATGGTCGTTTGCCAGCGGTCCACTTCAACCGATTTATCGCACCGATTGCGGGATATGCGATGCGCGGGGTGATTTGGTATCAGGGAGAGACGAATGCACAGCAGCATGAAGAAGCAGAATATGCGCAGGTCTTTCCCGCGATGATACAATCCTGGCGCACCTTGTGGGGGCAGCCGGATATGCCTTTCTACTACTGCCAGCTCGCAGCTTACGGTAGTAAAAGCCCCGACCCCGCTGCGGTCGGGTGGGCTCCCTTTCGCCGGGCACAAGAAGCCGCCTTGGAGCTGCCAAATACGGGGCAAGCTGTTTTGATCGATGTTGGAGAGTCGGACATCCATCCATACGATAAGCTGTCGGTGGGCGACCGATTGGCTCGTTTAGCATTTGCCAATGATTATAACCTGGACGTCGTCGATTCTGGTCCGGTCATGGAGTCGGTCACGCTCGATGAGCAAGGGGGCGTGACGGTCAGTTTTCGTTCGTTGGCTGGCGGGCTCGTCGCTCAAGCCTTGCCTGAGCGCTATGCCGTGAGCCATAAAAAGGCACAGTATCGTCCCTTCGTTCGCTATGCACCCGACAGCGAGTTGGAAGGCTTCGCCCTGCAAGATGCCGCAGGAAAGTGGCATTGGGCTGAGGCGTCGATTCATGGCGATACTGTCAAAGTGCATTCTGCATCTGCGCCGCAGCCCGTTGCGATTCGTTACAATTGGCAATCCTATCCCAATGGCAATCTCGCGAATTCCGAGGGCTTACCGGCGACTCCTTTCGAAAGTGTACTCTCACACTAA